The genomic region CTAGTGTAAAAATTACAGTGGTGCCATACTGACTTAGGATAGTATTCATGTTATTGACTTTATTTTTGAAAAGAAATTTGTGTGATTTTGTATACTGTGATAGAGAGTCTTATGGGATAGGAGATAGGTTTAGATCTTGTTTATAAGGAATGGATGGCAGTATGGTCTGTGGCATGCTTGAGAAAGAAAATAAAGGCTAATAGAATAGAGGAGGAGTGCAAGAATATCCTATAAAGAGTATAGCAGATAAACAGAGAAACTATGCGTATATTTTCATGTAGGACACTAATGCATTACAGGTTCTCTAAGAAAGATTTAAAAAGTCTGAAGATTTTCTTTGCGATTTATTCTTGACTACATGAAAACAGTCTTTTCATATAGGGTACCCTTTCATAGTTTCATATATCTAAGCTTCTTGTAATTTGACCCCTTAGGCTGGAGATTAGTGAAACCAAGTTAAGTAACATTTAGAAATAAAAGGACAACCCAGTAACATGAGAAGACCCATTGGCCATAATTGTAGCTTAAGGCAATGCCTCCTTTTGAGAAAGCTGCTCCGATAATATTCGAGAAAGTCATACATGTCTTATCTCATAATCATGAAAAAAATTGCTAGCTGTGATTTTCTTTTTATTGGTGCAAACCACGCATCCAATGCCAATTGTTCAGAGATCTGTTCTCGTGACGATATAGATTAATCAGTTGTTATGGCAATGCTACACTTCCGTCCAGACAGTGGCCTTGTAGTGGCTACAAGGATCAAAGGATAACTTCTTCGCATTTGTTTATCTATTCTATATTTACTTTGCCTGATTTGTTTTATGTGATATTTTGAGACTTGTATATCTAGGTTTCCTATCCGTTATCTGATCAAGGATGTTATTCATTCAAAGCAGGTTCAAGTGACTTGTCTCCCCACACTCTCACACTGTTGAGTGGATTCCTTGCTGTTGTTTCTGTCAATATAGTAATTGCATTCTACATATATATGGCGATGAAGGAACCTTCAGATAAACATGAGCCTGATCCTGCATTTCTTGCTGAGGCCAAAGCTAGCATAAACCAGTGTACAACTGACGCTGGCAGCTCTTCCCAGTCCTCCAAGAAAGAAGAGTAAAATGCAGTTATGCCATTTCCAGTGAAGGTGCAGATTAGATTTAGATTAAGAATCTATTTGAAACCTCAATGCTGGTTCTGTCATCCACACGAGATACGATATCAATATGAGAACCTTCTTTTAAGGGTAAAATATTGTATAGTCCTTATGGTTTGAAGTCGACATCTATTTAGTTATTATGGTTTTATTTTAATCTGAATAGTCCTTAAAGTCAGAATTTTTCATCCAAATAGTCCTTATGGTTTTATTTTAATCTGAATAGTCGTTAAAGTCAGAATTTTCCATCCAAATAGTCTTTATGGCCGTTAACTGAGAAAATTGTCGGAATAACTATTTGGATGAAAAATCATGACTTTAAGGACTATTCAGATTAAAATAAAACCATAAGGACTGTTTGGATGAAAAATTGTGATTTTAAGGACTATTCAGATTAAAATAAAACCAAAACGACTAAACAGATATCGACTTTAAACCACAAAGACTGAATAAATTTCAATTCTTCTTTTAAAGTGAATTCACTTGCTAAACTAGATGCTAAGACTTCACCCCCTCAGTTTTGTATTCAATGCTAATTTTGGAGGACATACACTCACTTTCTGTTGATCTCGGTCATTAAATTATAGCTTGATCCATCAAACTCTAGTGCTGATCAGATCAAATCTCATATGGAAGGATCAATTATATGTTGAATTGCTATCTATCACATCTGTAGAATTGTAGTGAGACAGTTAAGAAAACAATTTACAAAAGTCTTAAGTTTTATAGGATCTGAGTAATCAACTTTCCTAACCAACTCAGAATAGGAACATAACTCAATCCACGATAGTTTCAGACCGGATCATGATCAAATTTATGAGGAAGTTATAGAACAACCTGGTTGTGTTTTATGACCCGACCCGAGTATCTGTCGGGTGGGTTAGATAGTTGGGCTTTAACCTAGTCAGAACAGAAACCGAAGACCTAATCCTCAAAGGGGTGAATAAACAACTTTTACAGCCGGTGAAAAAGACATATATACAGTAATATAAAGGGAAACAAAATAAAACAAACCGCAGATCCCATTCTTCTCTTGAGAAAGAAACCCCAAAAAACCCAGAGACACCCAAAAAACGCGAGGGAGAGAAAAGCGCGAAACAACAAGAAGAAGAAGACCCAGAGAGAGAGAGAGAGAGAGAGGAGGGGCATAATGGGAAAGAAGAAGAAGAGGGTGGCGTCGAAGGTGTGGTGTTACTACTGCGATAGGGAATTCGACGACGAGAAGATATTGGTGCAGCACCAGAAAGCTAAGCACTTCAAGTGCCACGTCTGCCACAAGAAGCTCTCCACTGCTGGAGGTATGGCCATTCATGTCCTCCAGGTCCACAAAGAGAACGTCACCAAGTAATTCCTCTTCCTCTTCCTCTCCCTCTTCTCCCCTGTTCTCTATAAACCCTAATTTTGACTTTGCTGCCTGGCTGATTTTGGATTGGGGTTTGTCGATTTTTATGTGAAAAATATGATATTTATCAGTTCTGTGTTTTTGGGTCTTTGAAATCGAAAACACCCACTGAGCAAAATTTGGACTTTGTTCAGTTTGAAAGTTTTAATTTTTAGCTTCATTATATGGGATTGGAGTTTCTGGGTTAGTTGAGTGGGTTGAGAGCTTATTGGTCGGTGACATTAATAGGCTGCTAAGTTATCTTAAGTTTCTGGGTGCATTTCGGTTTGATTGTTTATTCACTTTGGTAGCTTGATGCTTTGATTTTTAGTGCTAGTGGGATTCCAGGAAAGTATAAGAGTGTAATTATGCAGTTGGTTTTTCTGATATTGAGATGTTTTGAAACGAGAATGTGTTATAATCACTAATGAG from Fragaria vesca subsp. vesca linkage group LG3, FraVesHawaii_1.0, whole genome shotgun sequence harbors:
- the LOC101310395 gene encoding uncharacterized protein LOC101310395; this translates as MAGVITKFFTASLFMWITPVAILYGYNNNLIPGSSDLSPHTLTLLSGFLAVVSVNIVIAFYIYMAMKEPSDKHEPDPAFLAEAKASINQCTTDAGSSSQSSKKEE